In Propionispora vibrioides, the following proteins share a genomic window:
- a CDS encoding TetR/AcrR family transcriptional regulator: MAAKQFPSRRDKIIVSAIDIIDELGIAGLSTKELAVRQEIAESALYRHFKSKDDILLEILKYFAKFDKLIHTSIRENQAGAKENILFFVKMYAEYYENYPAITAVNYYYTSFLSNPATAEVGQAIYNRRAACFVELIELAQARGEISDYFTSEELGEVLYGYFQASVVAWRMKRYSYSLKARVLTVLEKLLARC; encoded by the coding sequence ATGGCAGCAAAACAATTTCCTTCGCGTAGGGATAAAATTATTGTAAGTGCGATTGATATTATAGATGAGTTAGGGATAGCAGGCTTATCCACCAAGGAACTGGCAGTACGCCAGGAAATTGCCGAATCAGCGCTATACCGTCATTTCAAAAGTAAAGATGACATTCTTCTGGAGATTCTAAAATACTTTGCCAAGTTTGACAAGTTGATACACACGAGTATTCGGGAGAATCAGGCCGGGGCAAAAGAGAATATCTTGTTTTTTGTTAAAATGTATGCCGAATACTACGAGAATTATCCGGCCATTACGGCAGTCAATTATTATTACACTTCGTTCTTAAGTAATCCGGCGACAGCTGAAGTTGGCCAGGCTATTTACAACCGGCGGGCGGCCTGTTTTGTTGAACTGATCGAGCTGGCGCAGGCGCGCGGCGAAATAAGCGATTATTTTACCAGTGAGGAGCTCGGCGAGGTGCTTTACGGTTATTTCCAGGCCAGTGTAGTTGCCTGGCGAATGAAACGGTACAGCTATTCTTTAAAAGCGCGGGTGCTGACCGTCCTTGAAAAACTGCTTGCCCGGTGTTGA
- a CDS encoding response regulator, translated as MVKSVLIIDDALFMRHALKLMLENNGYQVVGEAENGLVGIQKYEELRPDIVTMDITMPEMDGITAIKKIKAIDAAATIIVITAMSQQSCVMEAIGCGAKGFIVKPFKEDHVLKTMSSL; from the coding sequence ATTGTGAAGAGTGTACTAATTATAGACGATGCGCTGTTTATGAGGCATGCGTTGAAGCTGATGCTGGAAAACAACGGTTATCAGGTGGTGGGCGAAGCGGAAAACGGGTTGGTTGGCATACAAAAGTATGAAGAGCTGCGCCCGGACATTGTGACGATGGATATTACCATGCCGGAAATGGATGGGATTACGGCGATCAAGAAGATCAAGGCTATTGATGCCGCGGCAACCATTATCGTTATCACGGCAATGAGCCAGCAAAGTTGTGTGATGGAGGCCATTGGCTGCGGTGCCAAGGGGTTTATCGTAAAACCGTTCAAGGAAGATCATGTACTTAAAACCATGAGCAGCCTGTAA
- a CDS encoding magnesium transporter CorA family protein encodes MLTIYKSNYTSIRELTQDTIEKGAWINLVNPTTDELHLVTALANIPNDFLRAALDEEERSRTEIEDNALLIITNIPIMRNNDSYDTLPLGIILTTEYIITVCLEQNDVLSDFNPANCRLFSTFKKTRFLFQILYKSATLYLKYVKQINRRTDEIERHLRKSAKNQDIFELLDLQKAFTYFTASLRSNGIVLEKLLRLRSNIQLQHLITIYEEDEDLLEDVIIENKQAIEMVEMYSNILNGMMDTFASIISNNLNMIMKFLTSVTILLAIPTMISSFFGMNVDIPWGGELNGFVNVTVLAILATCVTAFSLWKKRFF; translated from the coding sequence ATGCTGACAATCTATAAAAGCAATTATACATCCATTCGCGAGTTAACCCAGGATACCATCGAAAAAGGCGCCTGGATTAATCTGGTCAACCCGACTACCGATGAATTACATCTGGTGACCGCCTTGGCCAATATACCCAACGACTTTCTCCGGGCGGCGCTGGACGAAGAAGAACGCTCCCGTACTGAGATTGAAGATAACGCGCTGCTGATTATCACCAATATTCCCATTATGCGCAACAATGATAGCTATGATACACTGCCGCTTGGCATCATTCTAACAACCGAATATATCATTACCGTCTGCCTGGAACAAAATGATGTCCTGTCAGACTTTAATCCGGCTAACTGCCGGTTGTTCAGCACCTTCAAAAAAACCCGCTTTTTATTCCAGATTCTTTATAAATCGGCCACCCTATACCTCAAATACGTTAAGCAGATCAACCGCCGGACCGACGAGATTGAACGGCATCTGCGGAAATCGGCCAAAAACCAGGATATTTTTGAACTGCTGGATTTGCAAAAGGCTTTCACCTATTTTACCGCTTCCCTGCGCTCCAACGGCATTGTTTTGGAAAAATTGCTGCGACTGCGCTCCAATATCCAGCTACAGCACCTGATTACCATTTATGAAGAAGATGAGGATTTGCTGGAGGATGTTATCATCGAAAATAAGCAGGCTATTGAAATGGTGGAAATGTACAGTAACATCCTGAACGGCATGATGGACACCTTCGCTTCCATCATTTCCAACAATCTCAATATGATCATGAAATTTTTGACCTCTGTCACCATATTGCTGGCCATTCCGACGATGATTTCCAGCTTTTTCGGTATGAATGTCGATATTCCCTGGGGCGGCGAGCTGAACGGGTTTGTCAACGTGACCGTGCTGGCCATCCTGGCCACCTGCGTGACCGCCTTCAGCCTCTGGAAAAAAAGATTTTTCTAG
- a CDS encoding methyl-accepting chemotaxis protein codes for MRKTTIRTKTLLTFMPLVIISLLILSWIGYHYSAQLIEEEINQKMEVQLDKTLTQFYTQLNAHKAIGQTIARFTETGGNALSKEQYAAFLQNAITSNDLILGAGVWFEPFQYKAEVHYFGPYAYKDHGNIVFTTDYEKPDYDYPSQDWYKMATNTTRPVVWSDPYYDATTNITMVTASFPFYDGNKKLKGMATADMDLAQLQKIVSDITVSQTGWAFLLDKNGTYISDRDNGKVMKTKITEDADSGLAEAGKALLADQGKSGHITATLSGAKHLIYYTAMPETGWTLALVVPEAELFAPLKNLLLGQVLAVLIAILVISAVIVRYTGMITRNINEVKRLSDSMSQGNLTQAVTVTSQDEFGEMGTNFNRMTRDLRQLINKLMETSVQVASHSDILTQTARQTAEATEHITIAVQDIASTVETQIANTEGTTQTLTDMSDRISAISQDMQQVTDITLDTSNKAQDGTAVVDNAINQMQKINKNVNTAATVVHTLGEKSREIDSILSLITAIAGQTNLLALNAAIEAARAGEQGKGFAVVADEVRKLAEQSETAAKQIGSIISEIQLQTGHAIQIMDESTHSVQEGIHLVNQAQHSFTAIHDAIGHSSAQTQHIAAAIADIADNAAQIAAAVEALAAADKQTGSHIESVAAATEEQHASMEELQATATLLAKVASELDSSIHTFKV; via the coding sequence ATGCGCAAGACGACGATCCGTACCAAAACCTTATTGACCTTCATGCCTTTAGTAATTATCTCCTTATTAATCCTTTCATGGATTGGCTATCATTATTCCGCCCAGCTGATTGAAGAGGAAATCAATCAAAAAATGGAGGTACAGCTGGACAAAACCTTAACGCAATTTTACACACAATTAAATGCCCACAAAGCAATCGGCCAAACCATTGCCCGGTTTACCGAAACAGGCGGCAATGCGCTCAGTAAGGAACAGTATGCAGCCTTCCTGCAAAACGCCATTACCTCAAACGATCTCATCTTGGGAGCCGGCGTCTGGTTTGAGCCCTTCCAGTACAAAGCAGAGGTGCATTATTTTGGTCCCTACGCCTATAAAGACCACGGAAATATCGTATTTACCACCGACTATGAAAAGCCGGATTACGATTACCCCAGTCAGGACTGGTATAAGATGGCGACCAATACCACCCGGCCTGTGGTCTGGAGTGATCCCTACTACGACGCGACCACCAACATAACCATGGTCACCGCCTCTTTCCCTTTTTATGATGGCAACAAAAAATTAAAAGGGATGGCTACAGCCGATATGGATTTGGCCCAACTGCAAAAAATAGTGTCCGACATCACGGTCAGTCAAACGGGCTGGGCCTTCCTGCTGGACAAAAACGGCACCTATATTTCCGATCGCGACAATGGCAAGGTCATGAAAACCAAAATCACCGAAGATGCTGACAGCGGCCTGGCTGAAGCAGGCAAAGCGCTTCTGGCGGACCAGGGTAAATCGGGTCACATCACTGCCACGCTAAGCGGCGCCAAACACCTGATCTATTACACCGCCATGCCGGAAACCGGCTGGACACTTGCTTTAGTCGTGCCGGAAGCCGAATTGTTCGCTCCGTTGAAAAATCTGTTGCTGGGACAAGTCTTAGCGGTTCTGATCGCTATTCTGGTCATCTCCGCCGTCATTGTCCGCTATACCGGTATGATCACCCGTAATATAAACGAAGTGAAACGCCTCTCCGACAGCATGTCTCAGGGCAACCTGACCCAGGCGGTCACCGTTACCTCCCAGGATGAGTTTGGCGAGATGGGCACCAATTTCAACCGGATGACCCGGGATCTCCGGCAACTGATCAATAAACTGATGGAGACCTCGGTACAGGTGGCCTCCCACTCCGATATACTAACCCAAACGGCACGGCAAACCGCCGAAGCTACCGAACACATCACCATCGCGGTACAGGATATCGCCTCCACGGTGGAAACACAAATCGCTAACACGGAAGGTACCACCCAGACCTTGACCGACATGTCCGATCGTATTTCAGCCATTAGTCAGGATATGCAGCAAGTGACCGACATCACCCTGGATACGTCTAACAAAGCGCAGGACGGCACCGCTGTGGTGGATAACGCCATCAATCAAATGCAAAAAATCAATAAAAATGTCAATACAGCAGCAACCGTTGTTCATACATTGGGTGAAAAGTCCCGCGAAATTGACAGCATCCTTTCTCTTATCACCGCCATTGCCGGCCAGACCAACCTGCTGGCCCTCAACGCCGCCATTGAAGCAGCCCGGGCCGGTGAACAGGGTAAAGGCTTTGCCGTGGTGGCCGATGAAGTACGCAAACTGGCTGAACAGTCAGAAACCGCCGCGAAACAGATCGGTTCCATCATTAGCGAAATCCAGTTGCAAACAGGCCATGCCATACAGATCATGGATGAAAGCACCCATTCCGTCCAGGAGGGTATTCATCTGGTCAATCAGGCTCAACACTCATTCACAGCCATTCATGACGCTATTGGCCACTCTTCGGCCCAAACCCAGCACATTGCCGCCGCCATTGCCGATATTGCCGATAACGCCGCCCAGATTGCCGCGGCAGTTGAAGCATTAGCGGCAGCCGATAAGCAAACAGGCTCGCATATCGAAAGCGTAGCCGCCGCCACTGAAGAGCAGCATGCTTCCATGGAAGAACTGCAGGCTACCGCTACGCTGCTGGCTAAGGTGGCCAGCGAGCTGGATAGCTCCATTCACACCTTTAAAGTGTAG
- a CDS encoding chemotaxis protein CheA, with amino-acid sequence MSDGINREPMLEMFIFETVQLVEQLEQAVLSSERDQGFSIAAINQIFRIMHTIKSSAAMMLFKNISSLAHATEDLFYFIRENKPDTIDHSGLTDIVLECVDYIKGEMDEIQKGRLSDREATALLDTVRVFLEQLKTSQPGGGLPVGPREASQKQQYYIPSNRQEVSAKQYYKAVIFFEDGCEMENVRAFAIVHGLKGVTEDLVYDPEDIIANEASAEVIRQSGFTMMFASDQDKKDLQTTLMQTAFISRLELSEWDGMPEQSRRPGPPRQILLDEPEAPLESAVCRIDKTNTTGFTCQSMISVSVDKLDKLMDVVGELVITQAMVTQNRELAGLPLDSFYKSARQLQKLTHELQDTVMAIRMVPLSPTFHKMNRIVRDTGKSLQKEVKLNIVGEETEVDKNIIEHISDPLMHLIRNSLDHGIEPAAEREAAGKPRQGTITLEAKNAGGEVWILVKDDGRGLDRDKIIKKARANGLTLKTDSELTDKEIYSFIFLPGFSTKEAVTELSGRGVGMDVVTKNIEKIGGMVQIDSTRGEGTTIAIRIPLTLAIIDGMTIRVGRSRYTVPTVAIQQSFRPQPGELIVDPDGNEMMIIRGICYPVLRLHERYQVATEVTDIYQGIIVLVEHNGKGACLFADELLGQQQVVIKALPRYIKKVEGLAGCALLGDGHISLILDMESIIHHQY; translated from the coding sequence ATGTCAGACGGTATAAATCGTGAGCCCATGTTGGAAATGTTTATTTTTGAAACGGTCCAGTTAGTGGAGCAGCTTGAACAGGCAGTGCTAAGCAGTGAGCGGGATCAGGGATTCTCGATTGCGGCCATCAACCAGATTTTTCGTATTATGCACACGATTAAAAGCTCTGCTGCCATGATGTTGTTTAAAAACATTTCTTCTCTGGCTCATGCGACCGAAGATCTGTTTTATTTTATCCGGGAGAATAAGCCGGATACGATTGACCACTCCGGCCTGACTGACATTGTTTTGGAATGCGTTGACTACATAAAAGGGGAAATGGACGAGATCCAGAAGGGCAGGCTGAGTGACCGGGAGGCGACGGCGCTGCTGGATACCGTGAGGGTATTTCTGGAACAACTGAAGACCAGTCAGCCCGGTGGCGGTTTGCCGGTTGGACCGAGGGAAGCTTCCCAGAAGCAGCAATATTATATTCCGTCGAACCGGCAGGAGGTTTCTGCCAAGCAATATTATAAAGCCGTTATCTTTTTTGAAGACGGCTGTGAGATGGAAAACGTCCGGGCTTTTGCTATCGTACATGGCTTAAAAGGAGTAACGGAAGATCTGGTCTACGATCCGGAGGATATCATCGCTAATGAAGCCAGTGCCGAGGTGATCAGGCAGAGCGGTTTTACGATGATGTTTGCGTCCGACCAGGATAAGAAGGACCTGCAGACGACTTTGATGCAGACGGCCTTTATCAGCCGCCTGGAGCTAAGCGAGTGGGACGGCATGCCGGAGCAGTCGCGGCGGCCGGGACCGCCGCGGCAGATTCTGCTGGATGAGCCGGAGGCCCCGCTGGAGAGTGCTGTCTGCCGGATTGACAAGACGAATACAACGGGTTTTACTTGTCAAAGTATGATCAGTGTCAGCGTGGACAAGCTGGACAAGCTGATGGACGTGGTCGGCGAGTTGGTGATTACCCAGGCGATGGTAACGCAGAACCGCGAATTAGCCGGATTGCCGCTGGACAGCTTTTATAAATCGGCCCGGCAACTGCAAAAATTGACCCATGAACTGCAGGACACGGTGATGGCGATCCGGATGGTGCCCCTGTCGCCGACCTTTCACAAGATGAACCGCATTGTCCGGGATACCGGCAAGTCGCTGCAGAAGGAAGTAAAGTTGAACATTGTCGGGGAAGAGACCGAGGTGGACAAGAATATTATTGAACACATTTCCGATCCGCTGATGCATTTAATCCGCAATTCACTGGATCACGGCATTGAACCGGCGGCGGAACGGGAAGCTGCCGGCAAGCCCCGGCAGGGGACGATTACACTGGAGGCAAAAAATGCCGGCGGCGAGGTCTGGATCCTTGTCAAGGACGACGGCCGGGGGCTGGACCGGGATAAAATTATCAAGAAGGCCAGGGCCAACGGTCTGACCTTAAAAACAGACAGCGAACTGACGGACAAGGAGATTTATTCGTTTATTTTTCTCCCCGGATTTTCGACGAAGGAAGCGGTTACCGAGCTTTCCGGCCGCGGTGTCGGCATGGATGTGGTCACAAAAAATATTGAAAAAATCGGCGGCATGGTCCAGATTGACAGTACGCGGGGTGAAGGGACGACGATTGCCATCCGGATTCCGCTGACGCTGGCCATCATTGACGGAATGACCATCCGGGTGGGACGGTCACGCTATACGGTGCCGACCGTTGCCATTCAGCAGTCCTTCCGGCCGCAACCCGGTGAACTGATTGTCGATCCTGACGGCAACGAGATGATGATCATCCGCGGGATCTGTTATCCGGTACTGCGTCTCCATGAACGCTATCAGGTAGCGACGGAAGTAACGGACATTTATCAGGGAATTATCGTTTTGGTGGAACATAATGGCAAGGGGGCCTGCCTTTTTGCCGATGAGCTGTTGGGGCAGCAGCAGGTAGTCATTAAAGCCCTGCCCCGGTATATCAAAAAAGTAGAGGGCTTAGCCGGCTGTGCCTTGCTGGGTGACGGACATATCAGTCTGATTCTGGATATGGAGAGTATCATCCATCATCAATACTAG
- a CDS encoding EVE domain-containing protein has translation MAYWLLKTEPETFSYGDLERLRRDRWNGVKNFAALKHLRQMHPGDLAFIYHTGKEKAIVGVAEIVTEAYPDPAESDERFIVADVIPRYSLKRPVTLKEIKADPLFQAWELVRLSRLSVMPVPETLWNAILSLGSH, from the coding sequence ATGGCCTACTGGTTGCTTAAAACCGAACCGGAAACCTTCAGCTACGGTGATTTAGAACGCCTGCGGCGCGACCGCTGGAACGGAGTGAAAAATTTTGCCGCCCTGAAACACCTGCGGCAGATGCACCCCGGCGACTTAGCCTTTATTTATCATACCGGCAAGGAAAAAGCCATCGTCGGCGTGGCCGAGATCGTTACCGAGGCGTATCCTGATCCGGCAGAAAGCGATGAACGCTTTATCGTAGCCGATGTTATACCACGCTACAGTCTGAAACGTCCGGTGACACTAAAAGAAATAAAAGCAGATCCTCTGTTTCAGGCTTGGGAGCTTGTCCGCCTGTCCCGTCTGTCGGTCATGCCTGTGCCCGAAACACTTTGGAACGCCATTCTCTCCCTAGGTAGCCACTGA
- a CDS encoding GNAT family N-acetyltransferase, with product MLIGEKVILRTVKESDLPLLYDLLSTVYDKGDYWLIDIPDEPGFRRAFEKTGFWQEDFGRMILTDHDDNLLGEIFYSRVSDYRTGYEIGYQLFRPLSRGNGIMSEALRLFTNYLFMVLPIPRLQITVIQGNLPSRRVAEKCGYVYRGTLRNAVFHTGSYHDLELFDLLREEWQTFRLITSN from the coding sequence ATGCTTATCGGTGAAAAGGTAATCTTACGGACGGTGAAAGAAAGTGATTTGCCACTGCTTTATGACCTGCTCAGCACGGTATATGATAAAGGCGATTACTGGCTGATTGATATTCCTGACGAACCCGGGTTCCGGCGGGCCTTTGAAAAAACCGGCTTCTGGCAGGAGGACTTCGGCCGGATGATCCTTACCGACCATGACGACAACCTGCTGGGCGAAATTTTCTACTCCCGTGTGTCCGACTACCGCACAGGCTATGAAATCGGCTACCAGCTCTTCCGCCCCCTGTCACGGGGCAACGGCATCATGTCGGAAGCACTGCGGCTGTTTACCAATTATCTCTTTATGGTCCTGCCCATCCCCCGTCTGCAAATCACAGTCATTCAGGGTAACCTGCCTAGCCGCCGGGTGGCGGAAAAGTGCGGCTACGTCTATCGCGGCACACTGCGCAACGCCGTATTCCATACCGGCAGCTACCACGACCTGGAGCTGTTCGACCTGCTGCGGGAAGAATGGCAGACCTTTCGTTTAATTACTTCTAACTAG
- the nrdD gene encoding anaerobic ribonucleoside-triphosphate reductase — protein MVQIIDGIRVMADEAVTEEELMSAVAAEKEYWAAQHKLLGEIQITIEGDELIIRSLEKSPIRRIRRITGYLSTDDRFNDAKQAELADRVTHL, from the coding sequence ATGGTACAAATCATTGACGGTATCCGGGTCATGGCTGACGAAGCCGTTACGGAAGAAGAACTGATGAGCGCAGTAGCGGCGGAAAAAGAATACTGGGCGGCGCAGCACAAGCTGCTGGGCGAAATACAGATCACCATTGAGGGGGATGAACTGATCATCCGGTCCCTGGAAAAGTCGCCGATCAGACGGATTAGAAGGATCACCGGCTACTTGAGCACTGACGACCGTTTCAACGATGCCAAGCAGGCTGAATTGGCCGACAGGGTCACCCATTTATAG
- a CDS encoding chemotaxis protein CheW, with protein sequence MTQVAEEMIIAEEDTQKGKFLTFSLGQEEYGIEIRHVIEIIGMQVITEVPELPAYIKGIINLRGKIIPVMDVRLRFKKEPREYNDRTCVVVIEINEVAIGLIVDTVLEVLVIQDENIIPPPEVGKAFHNKYIKGIGKVGNAVKLLLNCERLISDEETAVLSDM encoded by the coding sequence ATGACCCAGGTCGCAGAGGAAATGATCATAGCGGAAGAGGACACCCAGAAGGGGAAATTTCTTACCTTCTCATTGGGGCAGGAAGAGTATGGCATTGAAATACGCCATGTTATCGAAATTATTGGCATGCAGGTGATTACGGAAGTCCCCGAGCTTCCGGCCTACATAAAAGGAATTATCAATCTGCGGGGCAAGATTATTCCGGTGATGGATGTCCGGCTGCGGTTTAAAAAAGAACCGCGCGAATACAATGACCGGACCTGTGTGGTGGTTATTGAAATCAACGAGGTGGCTATCGGCCTGATTGTCGATACGGTGCTGGAAGTCCTGGTTATCCAGGATGAGAATATTATTCCGCCGCCGGAAGTTGGTAAAGCATTTCACAATAAATATATCAAGGGAATCGGCAAGGTCGGCAATGCGGTCAAGTTGCTTTTAAATTGTGAACGGCTGATCAGTGATGAAGAGACGGCCGTTTTAAGCGACATGTAG